The genomic DNA GGAACAATAATCTAGACGGTATAGGCTCATTTGAAGATAACTGTTTTTTCAGAAATTATTGACAATATTTTCTTTTTATGATAATATGCACATGTGCTTGACACAAATATATTAAGTTTTGGAGGATTTGCAAATGAAATTAGGTACAGTTAAATGGTTTAACGCAGAAAAAGGATTCGGTTTTCTCTCAATTGAAGGTGAAGATGATGTTTTTGTACATTACTCAGCTATAGAGATGGACGGATTCAAAACATTGGATGAAGGACAAGAAGTTCAATTCGAAGTTGTTCAAGGCGAAAGAGGACCTCAAGCCGCCAATGTTACTAAAGCATAGTTAAGCTTATTATTATATTCAAAGATATAAGACATAAGCAGCGCCATTCCGTGGAGGATGGCGCTTTTATTTTGGCTCTTTGAGAACCGGGAAAACCGGCCTTTTTTTTGTACTGAGTATGAATATCGAGAGGCATACAAGAATGATGCCCATGAATTGAACTGCGTTTAGGCTTTCTCTGAAGAAGACAATAGATACGATTATGGCTACGGCAACTTCTATTGAGCTTATAACACCCGCCTTTGATGCTTCTATTCCCTTGCTCATTCCTGTGTAATAGAAAATGTATGGCAAGGCTGTCGACACAGATGCCAGAAGTGCCAAATTGAGTATCTTGCCGGTTGAAACGGAAAAAGTCAGGGCATTGTTGAAATATGCAACAGGGATGAAGAAGATGCATCCGAAAAGCATGGAGTAGAAGGTGAGTGTGTATGGGCTTGTTCCGGAAGGGATGCTCTTGCTTATTATAGGGAACATGGCATAGCTGAGTCCCGAAAGAAGTCCGAATAATATGCCTGAAAGACTAAGGTTGCTTAAAATCAGATTACCGCCTGTTACTGTAAAGAAGCAGCCGCCTAGACAGCAAATAAGGGCGACGATTTTTTTGGGGGAAAGCGATTCCTTGTAAAGTATCCTTGCGAGTATGATTGCAAATACAGGGGACGTATACATTAGGATTACGGCAAGGCTGAGAGGATTCATATCGATTGATTTGAAGTAGGAGTAATTGAAAAGCATTTGGCTGATAAGTCCTATGGCCAATGTTTTTGATAGGGCATTCCTGCCTATTTTAAAGCCTGCGGATGGTTTGAACATGATGACGAGAGCGAGAAATGCAGTCCCTATAAGCATTCTGTAAAAAACCGTTTCATAGGGAGTCAGGCCAAGTTTGTATAAATTTTTTACAAAGAGGCCTATGAAACCCCAGCAGCTACCGGCTAAGATTATGTAAAAAGATCCATTTCTCGAAGGGTTTTT from Peptostreptococcaceae bacterium includes the following:
- a CDS encoding cold-shock protein, which translates into the protein MKLGTVKWFNAEKGFGFLSIEGEDDVFVHYSAIEMDGFKTLDEGQEVQFEVVQGERGPQAANVTKA
- a CDS encoding EamA family transporter produces the protein MKNPSRNGSFYIILAGSCWGFIGLFVKNLYKLGLTPYETVFYRMLIGTAFLALVIMFKPSAGFKIGRNALSKTLAIGLISQMLFNYSYFKSIDMNPLSLAVILMYTSPVFAIILARILYKESLSPKKIVALICCLGGCFFTVTGGNLILSNLSLSGILFGLLSGLSYAMFPIISKSIPSGTSPYTLTFYSMLFGCIFFIPVAYFNNALTFSVSTGKILNLALLASVSTALPYIFYYTGMSKGIEASKAGVISSIEVAVAIIVSIVFFRESLNAVQFMGIILVCLSIFILSTKKRPVFPVLKEPK